The Triticum aestivum cultivar Chinese Spring chromosome 3A, IWGSC CS RefSeq v2.1, whole genome shotgun sequence genome includes a region encoding these proteins:
- the LOC123060022 gene encoding flocculation protein FLO11 — translation MHRVAMAEGGGAGGGRTLGAVIREKDEELALFLEMRRRDKERAGAAADMLLAADGEDADADGLLLLDPSPPPPPPQPPAEPRAAPAPAYRMAGGFRRAPGGADDFLHSDAGDKSDYDWLLTPPGTPLFPSHEAAPKRSPVSQTGSPKTRQNSLKSRLANHPDPPSRTTHPLRTTSSNSLNSAATTRRPTSSGGLTSNSSRPSTPTGRAASTATSKGSRPSSPNARATLPAKTAPTAPRSSTPTSRSTLPSTRSALPSSRSTTPSRTSGPATATRTSGPAAATRTSGPAAATRTSGPATATRTSVPSGRASAPASRSSTPTSRSSMPATRSTTPLSRPSLPAQSKPASRSSTPTRRSSAPPTHAQHSNLPGPVRSSSISRPGPTMPKSSALPATTTAPAPSRGSSPTVKSRPWKPSEMPGFSLDAPPNLRTSLPERPTSATRGRPGAPSSRSSSVEPGPAARPKRQSCSPSRGRTSNGSVPSGSSMPAVRRSHLNGGDSVNPVQMGNKMVERVVNMRRLAPPKHDDQRSSLNSLSGKSLNSPDSSGFGRSLSKKSLDMALRHMDIRRSIPNNLRPLMTSIPASSVHSGRSGSTRGRPISVSDSPLATSSNASSEPSVNNNLMCFDSIDIDDELCSDRAGHYAR, via the exons ATGCACCGGGTGGCcatggcggagggcggcggcgccggcggggggAGGACGCTGGGGGCCGTCATCCGGGAGAAGGACGAGGAGCTGGCGCTCTTCCTCGAGATGCGCCGCCGCGACAAGGAGCGGGCCGGCGCCGCCGCTGACATGCTGCTCGccgccgacggcgaggacgcggaCGCGGACGGGCTGCTGCTGCTCgacccctccccgccgccgcctccgccgcagcCACCAGCCG AGCCcagggcggcgccggcgccggcgtacAGGATGGCCGGCGGGTTCAGGCGGGCGCCCGGCGGGGCCGACGACTTCCTCCACTCCGACGCCGGGGACAAGAGCGACTACGACTG GCTTCTCACTCCACCTGGAACTCCACTCTTCCCATCTCATGAAGCTGCGCCAAAAAGGTCTCCGGTGAGCCAAACAGGATCACCAAAGACTCGCCAGAACTCCTTGAAATCAAGG TTGGCCAATCATCCAGATCCTCCATCAAGAACCACACATCCATTGAGAACAACATCATCAAACAGCTTAAACTCAGCTGCGACAACTCGTCGGCCGACATCATCTGGAGGGCTTACGTCTAATTCTTCAAGACCTTCAACACCAACTGGACGTGCTGCATCGACCGCCACATCCAAAGGTTCAAGACCTTCATCTCCCAATGCTCGGGCAACTCTGCCTGCCAAGACTGCACCTACTGCCCCAAGATCGTCGACGCCCACTTCCAGGTCAACACTCCCTTCAACAAGGTCAGCACTGCCTTCATCAAGGTCAACAACTCCATCAAGGACATCTGGCCCTGCTACTGCTACCAGGACATCTGGCCCTGCTGCTGCTACCAGGACATCTGGCCCTGCTGCTGCTACCAGGACATCTGGCCCTGCTACTGCTACCAGGACATCAGTTCCTTCAGGCAGAGCATCAGCACCTGCTAGCAGATCATCAACGCCTACTTCAAGATCATCAATGCCTGCTACTAGGTCAACTACACCTTTGTCAAGGCCCTCCTTACCAGCACAAAGCAAGCCTGCATCAAGGTCATCAACCCCAACAAGGCGGTCTTCTGCCCCTCCTACCCACGCCCAGCACAGTAACTTGCCCGGACCAGTTCGATCCTCCTCAATCTCTAGACCAGGACCTACAATGCCCAAAAGTTCTGCATTGCCAGCAACAACAACAGCGCCAGCACCTTCAAGGGGCAGCTCACCTACTGTCAAATCAAGACCATGGAAACCATCTGAAATGCCTGGCTTCTCACTTGATGCACCTCCAAATTTGAGGACGTCGCTACCGGAAAGACCAACCTCTGCTACTCGGGGTAGGCCTGGCGCACCTAGTTCTAGATCTTCCTCTGTGGAGCCTGGGCCAGCTGCTCGACCGAAACGCCAGTCTTGCTCTCCTTCAAGAGGGAGGACATCAAATGGCAGTGTGCCTTCAGGGAGTTCCATGCCGGCAGTGAGAAGATCACATCTTAACGGAGGTGACAGCGTGAACCCAGTTCAGATGGGCAATAAGATGGTTGAGAGGGTAGTGAACATGAGAAGACTAGCTCCTCCAAAACATGATGATCAAAGATCCAGTCTCAATAGTTTGTCTGGAAAATCATTAAATTCTCCAGATAGCTCTGGCTTCGGTCGGTCACTGTCAAAGAAGTCACTGGACATGGCACTTCGGCACATG GACATACGGCGCAGCATTCCAAACAATCTACGGCCTCTTATGACGAGCATTCCAGCATCATCTGTGCATAGCGGCCGGTCTGGATCCACAAGGGGCAGACCGATAAGTGTATCAGACTCCCCTCTTGCAACTAGCAGCAACGCCAGCTCGGAGCCGAGCGTCAACAACAACCTGATGTGCTTTGACAGCATCGACATTGACGATGAGCTGTGCAGCGATAGAGCAGGACATTATGCACGATGA
- the LOC123060023 gene encoding probable zinc metalloprotease EGY2, chloroplastic isoform X1: MSSSSPRPPTSRAASPYGCCCHRPLLASTSAPTRSRGARLALTLSSSSLPLPAGPRSRSRSRRVACRAADEPGPAASNGDEAVDDAPSPPADSVVQADAAAETDNTKDESPNAEPLNSALTSLQNIDRYAKAAADSAAQTKDESPNAEPVSAAVKSLQNIDRYVNAAADSAAQTKDESPNAEPVSASDTVQSIDGDATAAADSAAQEQLLEVDVNVASGSPLPGMKQQLEEAVSIPKATVDILKDQVFSFDTFFVTSHEPYEGGILFKGNLRGVPAKSFEKITTRLENKFGDEFKVFLLINPEDEKPVAVVVPKQTVEPATGSVPEWAAAGAFGVVTIFTLLLRNVPVLQDNLLSTFDNLELLKDGLPGALVTGLIVGVHEIGHILAAKDAGVKLSVPYFVPSWQIGSFGGITRIVNIVRNRGDLLKVAAAGPVAGFSLGFGLLLLGFTLPPSDGLGIIVDPAVFHQSFLLGGLAKLILGDVLKEGTQLSINPLVLWAWAGLLINAINSIPAGELDGGRIALAMWGRKVSSRLGSVTIALLGLSSLFSDVAFYWAVLIFFLQRGPIAPLSEEITEPENIYIGLGVAILFLGLLVCLPYPFLFDPSQVTDFDF; encoded by the exons ATGAGCTCTTCTTCTCCTCGCCCGCCGACGTCGCGGGCCGCGTCGCCGTACGGGTGCTGCTGCCACCGCCCGCTCCTCGCGTCCACCTCCGCGCCGACCAGGAGCAGAGGCGCTCGCCTCGCGCTCACGCTCAGCTCCTCGTCCCTCCCGCTTCCGGCCGGCCCTCGCAGCAG GTCGAGGAGCCGGAGGGTGGCATGCCGTGCGGCCGACGAGCCTGGGCCAGCCGCCAGCAATGGCGACGAGGCTGTGGATGATGCTCCATCGCCTCCAGCCGACAGTGTTGTCCAAGCAGATGCAGCTGCAGAGACAGATAAT ACGAAAGATGAATCCCCGAATGCAGAGCCGCTAAACTCCGCTCTCACATCGCTTCAGAACATCGACCGGTATGCTAAAGCAGCCGCTGACAGCGCCGCGCAG ACGAAAGATGAATCCCCCAATGCAGAGCCAGTAAGCGCCGCTGTCAAATCACTTCAGAACATCGACCGGTATGTCAATGCAGCCGCTGACAGCGCTGCGCAG ACGAAAGATGAATCCCCGAATGCAGAGCCGGTAAGCGCTAGCGACACGGTTCAGAGCATCGACGGAGATGCTACTGCAGCCGCTGACAGCGCTGCGCAG GAGCAGCTGCTGGAGGTTGATGTTAATGTTGCTAGTGGCTCTCCTTTGCCTGGAATGAAG CAACAACTTGAAGAAGCTGTGAGTATCCCCAAGGCTACAGTAGACATTCTAAAGGATCAAGTTTTCAGTTTTGACACGTTCTTCGTGACCAGCCACGAGCCTTACGAG GGTGGAATACTATTTAAAGGGAACTTGCGTGGTGTGCCAgccaaaagttttgaaaagatcaCAACTCGACTAGAG AACAAATTTGGCGATGAATTTAAGGTTTTTCTTCTCATCAATCCAGAGGATGAGAAGCCAGTTGCAGTAGTTGTACCTAAGCAGACAGTGGAGCCTGCCACTGGAT CTGTCCCAGAGTGGGCTGCTGCTGGTGCGTTCGGAGTAGTTACCATCTTCACTCTGTTGCTTCGGAACGTACCTGTCCTTCAGGACAACTTGCT ATCAACATTTGATAACCTTGAGCTATTGAAAGATGGACTTCCCGGTGCCCTGGTAACGGGACTCATAGTAGGGGTTCATGAAATTGGACACATCCTCGCTGCTAAGGATGCTGGGGTCAAGCTTTCAGTACCATATTTTGTTCCTAGCTGGCAG ATAGGATCTTTTGGTGGCATCACCAGAATAGTCAATATTGTACGCAATCGCGGGGACCTGCTCAAGGTAGCAGCTGCTGGACCGGTTGCGGGGTTTTCGCTCGGATTTGGTCTTCTTCTGCTGGGCTTCACGTTACCTCCAAGTGACGGTCTTGGTATCATCGTAGATCCCGCCGTATTTCATCAATCATTTCTTCTTGGTGGTCTTG CAAAGCTTATTCTTGGAGATGTTCTAAAAGAAGGAACACAGCTATCAATCAACCCACTGGTTTTGTGGGCTTGGGCTGGTCTCCTGATCAACGCCATTAACAGCATCCCTGCAGGAGAGCTCGACGGCGGCCGCATAGCGCTCGCCATGTGGGGAAGAAAG GTATCATCCCGGCTCGGCAGCGTCACCATTGCATTGCTCGGGCTCTCGTCGCTCTTCAGCGACGTGGCGTTCTACTGGGCGGTGCTCATCTTCTTCCTGCAGAGGGGTCCGATAGCTCCCCTCTCCGAGGAGATAACGGAGCCCGAGAACATCTACATCGGCCTCGGCGTCGCCATTTTGTTCCTGGGGCTGCTGGTCTGCCTGCCCTACCCATTCCTCTTCGACCCTTCGCAAGTTACTGATTTCGACTTTTGA
- the LOC123060023 gene encoding probable zinc metalloprotease EGY2, chloroplastic isoform X2 encodes MSSSSPRPPTSRAASPYGCCCHRPLLASTSAPTRSRGARLALTLSSSSLPLPAGPRSRSRSRRVACRAADEPGPAASNGDEAVDDAPSPPADSVVQADAAAETDNTKDESPNAEPLNSALTSLQNIDRYAKAAADSAAQTKDESPNAEPVSAAVKSLQNIDRYVNAAADSAAQEQLLEVDVNVASGSPLPGMKQQLEEAVSIPKATVDILKDQVFSFDTFFVTSHEPYEGGILFKGNLRGVPAKSFEKITTRLENKFGDEFKVFLLINPEDEKPVAVVVPKQTVEPATGSVPEWAAAGAFGVVTIFTLLLRNVPVLQDNLLSTFDNLELLKDGLPGALVTGLIVGVHEIGHILAAKDAGVKLSVPYFVPSWQIGSFGGITRIVNIVRNRGDLLKVAAAGPVAGFSLGFGLLLLGFTLPPSDGLGIIVDPAVFHQSFLLGGLAKLILGDVLKEGTQLSINPLVLWAWAGLLINAINSIPAGELDGGRIALAMWGRKVSSRLGSVTIALLGLSSLFSDVAFYWAVLIFFLQRGPIAPLSEEITEPENIYIGLGVAILFLGLLVCLPYPFLFDPSQVTDFDF; translated from the exons ATGAGCTCTTCTTCTCCTCGCCCGCCGACGTCGCGGGCCGCGTCGCCGTACGGGTGCTGCTGCCACCGCCCGCTCCTCGCGTCCACCTCCGCGCCGACCAGGAGCAGAGGCGCTCGCCTCGCGCTCACGCTCAGCTCCTCGTCCCTCCCGCTTCCGGCCGGCCCTCGCAGCAG GTCGAGGAGCCGGAGGGTGGCATGCCGTGCGGCCGACGAGCCTGGGCCAGCCGCCAGCAATGGCGACGAGGCTGTGGATGATGCTCCATCGCCTCCAGCCGACAGTGTTGTCCAAGCAGATGCAGCTGCAGAGACAGATAAT ACGAAAGATGAATCCCCGAATGCAGAGCCGCTAAACTCCGCTCTCACATCGCTTCAGAACATCGACCGGTATGCTAAAGCAGCCGCTGACAGCGCCGCGCAG ACGAAAGATGAATCCCCCAATGCAGAGCCAGTAAGCGCCGCTGTCAAATCACTTCAGAACATCGACCGGTATGTCAATGCAGCCGCTGACAGCGCTGCGCAG GAGCAGCTGCTGGAGGTTGATGTTAATGTTGCTAGTGGCTCTCCTTTGCCTGGAATGAAG CAACAACTTGAAGAAGCTGTGAGTATCCCCAAGGCTACAGTAGACATTCTAAAGGATCAAGTTTTCAGTTTTGACACGTTCTTCGTGACCAGCCACGAGCCTTACGAG GGTGGAATACTATTTAAAGGGAACTTGCGTGGTGTGCCAgccaaaagttttgaaaagatcaCAACTCGACTAGAG AACAAATTTGGCGATGAATTTAAGGTTTTTCTTCTCATCAATCCAGAGGATGAGAAGCCAGTTGCAGTAGTTGTACCTAAGCAGACAGTGGAGCCTGCCACTGGAT CTGTCCCAGAGTGGGCTGCTGCTGGTGCGTTCGGAGTAGTTACCATCTTCACTCTGTTGCTTCGGAACGTACCTGTCCTTCAGGACAACTTGCT ATCAACATTTGATAACCTTGAGCTATTGAAAGATGGACTTCCCGGTGCCCTGGTAACGGGACTCATAGTAGGGGTTCATGAAATTGGACACATCCTCGCTGCTAAGGATGCTGGGGTCAAGCTTTCAGTACCATATTTTGTTCCTAGCTGGCAG ATAGGATCTTTTGGTGGCATCACCAGAATAGTCAATATTGTACGCAATCGCGGGGACCTGCTCAAGGTAGCAGCTGCTGGACCGGTTGCGGGGTTTTCGCTCGGATTTGGTCTTCTTCTGCTGGGCTTCACGTTACCTCCAAGTGACGGTCTTGGTATCATCGTAGATCCCGCCGTATTTCATCAATCATTTCTTCTTGGTGGTCTTG CAAAGCTTATTCTTGGAGATGTTCTAAAAGAAGGAACACAGCTATCAATCAACCCACTGGTTTTGTGGGCTTGGGCTGGTCTCCTGATCAACGCCATTAACAGCATCCCTGCAGGAGAGCTCGACGGCGGCCGCATAGCGCTCGCCATGTGGGGAAGAAAG GTATCATCCCGGCTCGGCAGCGTCACCATTGCATTGCTCGGGCTCTCGTCGCTCTTCAGCGACGTGGCGTTCTACTGGGCGGTGCTCATCTTCTTCCTGCAGAGGGGTCCGATAGCTCCCCTCTCCGAGGAGATAACGGAGCCCGAGAACATCTACATCGGCCTCGGCGTCGCCATTTTGTTCCTGGGGCTGCTGGTCTGCCTGCCCTACCCATTCCTCTTCGACCCTTCGCAAGTTACTGATTTCGACTTTTGA
- the LOC123060023 gene encoding probable zinc metalloprotease EGY2, chloroplastic isoform X3 codes for MATRLWMMLHRLQPTVLSKQMQLQRQIIFPMPHQTKDESPNAEPLNSALTSLQNIDRYAKAAADSAAQTKDESPNAEPVSAAVKSLQNIDRYVNAAADSAAQTKDESPNAEPVSASDTVQSIDGDATAAADSAAQEQLLEVDVNVASGSPLPGMKQQLEEAVSIPKATVDILKDQVFSFDTFFVTSHEPYEGGILFKGNLRGVPAKSFEKITTRLENKFGDEFKVFLLINPEDEKPVAVVVPKQTVEPATGSVPEWAAAGAFGVVTIFTLLLRNVPVLQDNLLSTFDNLELLKDGLPGALVTGLIVGVHEIGHILAAKDAGVKLSVPYFVPSWQIGSFGGITRIVNIVRNRGDLLKVAAAGPVAGFSLGFGLLLLGFTLPPSDGLGIIVDPAVFHQSFLLGGLAKLILGDVLKEGTQLSINPLVLWAWAGLLINAINSIPAGELDGGRIALAMWGRKVSSRLGSVTIALLGLSSLFSDVAFYWAVLIFFLQRGPIAPLSEEITEPENIYIGLGVAILFLGLLVCLPYPFLFDPSQVTDFDF; via the exons ATGGCGACGAGGCTGTGGATGATGCTCCATCGCCTCCAGCCGACAGTGTTGTCCAAGCAGATGCAGCTGCAGAGACAGATAAT CTTTCCCATGCCTCACCAGACGAAAGATGAATCCCCGAATGCAGAGCCGCTAAACTCCGCTCTCACATCGCTTCAGAACATCGACCGGTATGCTAAAGCAGCCGCTGACAGCGCCGCGCAG ACGAAAGATGAATCCCCCAATGCAGAGCCAGTAAGCGCCGCTGTCAAATCACTTCAGAACATCGACCGGTATGTCAATGCAGCCGCTGACAGCGCTGCGCAG ACGAAAGATGAATCCCCGAATGCAGAGCCGGTAAGCGCTAGCGACACGGTTCAGAGCATCGACGGAGATGCTACTGCAGCCGCTGACAGCGCTGCGCAG GAGCAGCTGCTGGAGGTTGATGTTAATGTTGCTAGTGGCTCTCCTTTGCCTGGAATGAAG CAACAACTTGAAGAAGCTGTGAGTATCCCCAAGGCTACAGTAGACATTCTAAAGGATCAAGTTTTCAGTTTTGACACGTTCTTCGTGACCAGCCACGAGCCTTACGAG GGTGGAATACTATTTAAAGGGAACTTGCGTGGTGTGCCAgccaaaagttttgaaaagatcaCAACTCGACTAGAG AACAAATTTGGCGATGAATTTAAGGTTTTTCTTCTCATCAATCCAGAGGATGAGAAGCCAGTTGCAGTAGTTGTACCTAAGCAGACAGTGGAGCCTGCCACTGGAT CTGTCCCAGAGTGGGCTGCTGCTGGTGCGTTCGGAGTAGTTACCATCTTCACTCTGTTGCTTCGGAACGTACCTGTCCTTCAGGACAACTTGCT ATCAACATTTGATAACCTTGAGCTATTGAAAGATGGACTTCCCGGTGCCCTGGTAACGGGACTCATAGTAGGGGTTCATGAAATTGGACACATCCTCGCTGCTAAGGATGCTGGGGTCAAGCTTTCAGTACCATATTTTGTTCCTAGCTGGCAG ATAGGATCTTTTGGTGGCATCACCAGAATAGTCAATATTGTACGCAATCGCGGGGACCTGCTCAAGGTAGCAGCTGCTGGACCGGTTGCGGGGTTTTCGCTCGGATTTGGTCTTCTTCTGCTGGGCTTCACGTTACCTCCAAGTGACGGTCTTGGTATCATCGTAGATCCCGCCGTATTTCATCAATCATTTCTTCTTGGTGGTCTTG CAAAGCTTATTCTTGGAGATGTTCTAAAAGAAGGAACACAGCTATCAATCAACCCACTGGTTTTGTGGGCTTGGGCTGGTCTCCTGATCAACGCCATTAACAGCATCCCTGCAGGAGAGCTCGACGGCGGCCGCATAGCGCTCGCCATGTGGGGAAGAAAG GTATCATCCCGGCTCGGCAGCGTCACCATTGCATTGCTCGGGCTCTCGTCGCTCTTCAGCGACGTGGCGTTCTACTGGGCGGTGCTCATCTTCTTCCTGCAGAGGGGTCCGATAGCTCCCCTCTCCGAGGAGATAACGGAGCCCGAGAACATCTACATCGGCCTCGGCGTCGCCATTTTGTTCCTGGGGCTGCTGGTCTGCCTGCCCTACCCATTCCTCTTCGACCCTTCGCAAGTTACTGATTTCGACTTTTGA